In one Prochlorococcus marinus XMU1404 genomic region, the following are encoded:
- a CDS encoding F0F1 ATP synthase subunit gamma, translating to MANLKEIRDRIVSVKNTRKITEAMRLVAAAKVRRAQDQVLKSRPFADKLARVLENIQSRVQFEAVDSPLLSKRDVKTISLVCITADRGLCGGYNTNIIKKVEIRYAELIKQGYEPNLILVGKKAIGYFQNRKDRYTIKSTFKELEQVPTATDSEGITSEVLAEFLSENSDRVEIIYTKFITLVSCAPVVQTLLPLDPQGIADENDEIFRLTTKDSKLLVEKSNIEKSDSEKLPSDIVFEQSPDQLLDSLLPLYLQNQVLRALQESAASELACRMTAMNNASDNAKELASTLNLTYNKARQAAITQEILEVVGGSAV from the coding sequence ATGGCAAATCTTAAAGAAATTAGAGATCGAATAGTTTCTGTTAAAAATACACGAAAAATAACAGAAGCTATGAGATTAGTTGCAGCTGCAAAAGTTAGGAGGGCACAAGATCAAGTTCTTAAGAGTAGGCCTTTTGCAGATAAACTTGCTCGGGTTTTAGAAAATATTCAATCTAGAGTTCAGTTTGAAGCTGTAGATTCTCCTCTTCTATCAAAAAGAGATGTAAAAACAATTTCTTTGGTATGCATAACTGCAGATAGAGGATTATGTGGAGGATACAATACCAATATAATTAAGAAGGTGGAAATTAGGTATGCAGAACTGATTAAACAAGGTTATGAACCAAATTTGATCTTAGTTGGTAAAAAAGCAATAGGTTATTTCCAAAATAGGAAAGATAGATACACAATTAAAAGCACATTTAAAGAGCTGGAACAGGTACCAACTGCAACAGATTCTGAGGGGATAACTAGTGAAGTCTTAGCTGAATTTCTTTCAGAAAATTCTGATAGGGTAGAAATTATATATACGAAATTCATTACTTTAGTCAGTTGTGCACCTGTAGTTCAAACATTGCTGCCACTAGACCCTCAAGGTATTGCAGATGAAAATGATGAAATTTTTAGGTTAACCACTAAAGATAGTAAGTTACTTGTTGAAAAATCAAATATTGAAAAAAGTGATTCAGAGAAGTTGCCATCAGATATAGTTTTTGAACAAAGTCCTGATCAACTATTGGATTCATTATTACCTTTATATTTACAGAATCAGGTACTAAGAGCTCTTCAAGAGTCGGCAGCTTCAGAACTCGCTTGCAGGATGACTGCTATGAATAATGCGAGTGATAATGCTAAAGAATTAGCAAGTACTTTGAATCTAACCTATAACAAAGCCAGACAAGCTGCTATTACTCAAGAAATATTAGAGGTTGTAGGGGGTTCAGCAGTTTAG
- the atpA gene encoding F0F1 ATP synthase subunit alpha: protein MVSIRPDEISSILKQQITDYDQSVSVSNVGTVLQIGDGIARIYGLDQVMAGELLEFEDGTEGIALNLEDDNVGAVLMGEALGVQEGSNVKSTGKIASVPVGEAMQGRVVNPLGQPIDGKGEIPTSDTRLIEEMAPGIIKRRSVHEPMQTGITSIDAMIPVGRGQRELIIGDRQTGKSAIAIDTIINQKGQDVVCVYVAIGQKSASVANVVEVLREKGALDYTIVVSAGASEAAALQYLAPYTGAAIAEHFMYQGKATLVIYDDLTKQAQAYRQMSLLLRRPPGREAYPGDVFYCHSRLLERAAKLSDDMGGGSMTALPIIETQAGDVSAYIPTNVISITDGQIFLSADLFNSGLRPAINVGISVSRVGGAAQTKAIKKIAGTLKLELAQFDELAAFSQFASDLDEATQQQLERGKRLRELLKQAQFSPLNLAEQVAVVYAGVKGLIDEVPVEDVTKFAAELREYLKLNKAEFIEEILKEKKLNDGLEATLKEVINEVKSSMLSTV from the coding sequence ATGGTATCTATACGCCCTGATGAAATCAGTTCAATCTTAAAACAACAAATAACTGATTATGACCAATCTGTAAGTGTTAGCAATGTAGGAACTGTTCTGCAAATCGGTGATGGCATTGCAAGAATATATGGCTTAGATCAGGTCATGGCAGGAGAGTTATTGGAATTTGAGGATGGTACCGAAGGTATAGCTTTAAATCTTGAAGATGATAATGTTGGGGCCGTTTTAATGGGAGAGGCACTTGGCGTCCAAGAAGGAAGTAACGTTAAGTCCACAGGTAAAATTGCATCTGTTCCTGTTGGGGAAGCAATGCAGGGGAGAGTTGTTAACCCTCTTGGACAACCAATAGATGGAAAAGGGGAAATTCCAACTAGTGATACTAGATTGATCGAAGAGATGGCTCCTGGAATAATCAAGAGAAGATCAGTGCATGAACCAATGCAAACAGGTATTACATCTATTGATGCAATGATTCCTGTTGGTAGAGGTCAAAGAGAATTAATTATTGGTGATAGACAAACTGGAAAATCTGCAATTGCTATCGACACAATAATCAACCAAAAAGGTCAAGACGTAGTTTGTGTTTACGTAGCTATTGGTCAGAAGTCAGCATCTGTAGCAAATGTAGTTGAGGTTTTAAGAGAAAAAGGAGCTCTTGATTACACCATTGTTGTTAGTGCAGGAGCCTCTGAAGCCGCAGCTCTACAATACTTAGCACCTTATACTGGTGCTGCAATTGCTGAGCACTTTATGTACCAAGGTAAAGCAACACTAGTTATTTATGATGATTTAACAAAACAAGCTCAGGCTTATAGACAAATGTCTCTCCTTTTGAGAAGACCACCAGGAAGAGAAGCTTATCCTGGAGATGTTTTTTATTGTCATAGCAGATTACTTGAAAGGGCAGCAAAATTATCTGATGATATGGGCGGCGGTTCAATGACAGCTTTACCCATTATTGAAACTCAGGCAGGTGACGTTTCTGCTTATATTCCTACTAATGTTATTTCAATTACTGATGGACAAATATTCTTGAGTGCAGATTTATTTAACTCAGGATTAAGACCAGCTATTAATGTTGGTATTTCTGTTAGCCGTGTTGGAGGAGCTGCTCAGACAAAAGCAATTAAAAAAATTGCAGGAACTTTAAAATTAGAACTCGCACAGTTTGATGAACTAGCTGCTTTTTCTCAATTTGCATCTGATCTTGATGAAGCAACTCAGCAACAACTTGAAAGAGGTAAAAGACTAAGAGAGTTACTAAAACAAGCACAGTTCTCACCATTAAATCTTGCTGAACAAGTTGCTGTTGTGTATGCAGGTGTTAAGGGTCTTATTGATGAAGTTCCAGTGGAAGATGTAACTAAATTTGCTGCTGAATTAAGAGAATATCTTAAGTTAAACAAAGCAGAATTTATAGAAGAGATTCTTAAAGAGAAGAAATTGAATGATGGCTTAGAAGCAACACTCAAAGAGGTGATTAATGAAGTTAAATCTTCAATGCTTTCCACAGTTTAA
- the atpH gene encoding ATP synthase F1 subunit delta, giving the protein MPLLNSVTTPYAEALLQVVNENSQTEEMVSEVKQLLELINDAPELEKALSSPILETDAKKKIIIEIFSNKVNSSLLNFLKLLADRQRIGILTSILDRFLEIYRENSNIALATVTSAVELTDEQKGLITKKIINIAGTEKLELVTKIDPSLIGGFVASVGSKVIDASLASQIRKLGLSLSK; this is encoded by the coding sequence ATGCCACTTTTAAATTCAGTTACTACACCATACGCAGAGGCATTACTTCAAGTTGTGAATGAAAATTCGCAAACTGAAGAGATGGTTTCTGAGGTTAAACAACTCTTGGAATTAATAAATGATGCCCCTGAATTGGAGAAGGCACTATCCTCTCCCATTTTAGAGACAGATGCTAAGAAGAAAATCATTATTGAAATTTTTTCAAATAAAGTCAATTCTTCTTTATTGAATTTCTTGAAATTATTGGCCGATAGGCAAAGAATTGGAATTCTTACTTCAATTCTTGATAGGTTTTTAGAGATTTACCGAGAAAATAGTAATATTGCTTTGGCAACTGTTACTTCTGCAGTCGAGCTTACTGATGAACAGAAAGGTTTAATTACCAAAAAGATCATCAATATTGCTGGAACAGAAAAATTAGAACTTGTAACTAAAATCGACCCATCTCTTATTGGTGGTTTCGTCGCCAGTGTAGGATCAAAAGTAATTGATGCTTCCCTTGCTTCACAAATAAGAAAACTTGGCTTATCCCTCTCCAAGTAA
- a CDS encoding F0F1 ATP synthase subunit B, giving the protein MNLTLLATEGFGLNFNLFETNILNWAVVVFGLYKFLPGFLGKMLQKRREGILLELKDAEDRLLNATQALEKAKKDLSSAEEKASQIKADSLKRSESIRMESEKKAIEEMARIKQSAISDESSEASRAISQLRKEAVELAIKKALDSLPNRLDKITQENLVTQSINNIEVN; this is encoded by the coding sequence ATGAATTTAACTCTTTTAGCTACAGAAGGTTTTGGACTAAACTTCAATTTATTTGAAACTAATATCCTTAATTGGGCTGTAGTGGTTTTCGGCCTTTATAAATTTTTGCCTGGTTTTCTCGGCAAAATGCTTCAAAAAAGGAGAGAAGGAATCCTTCTTGAATTAAAAGATGCTGAAGATCGACTTCTAAATGCAACTCAAGCTTTAGAGAAGGCAAAGAAAGATTTATCTTCAGCAGAAGAAAAAGCTTCTCAAATAAAAGCAGATTCCCTTAAAAGATCTGAATCAATCAGAATGGAAAGTGAGAAAAAAGCTATAGAGGAGATGGCACGAATTAAACAAAGTGCAATCTCTGATGAGAGCTCTGAAGCATCCAGAGCAATTTCTCAACTTCGAAAAGAAGCTGTTGAACTGGCAATTAAAAAAGCCTTAGATTCTCTCCCAAATCGACTTGATAAAATAACACAAGAAAATTTGGTAACTCAATCAATTAACAATATTGAGGTGAACTAA
- a CDS encoding F0F1 ATP synthase subunit B', protein MLAFNFFGATEGGLFDINATLPLMAIQVVALTYILNSLFFKPVGNVVEKREKFVSNNIIESKNKLSEVKKLEADLLTQLQSARTEAQRIVSEAEDESDKLYKEALELANNEANASKEKARLEIESQTSAARDQLSKQADDLSELIVNRLILEK, encoded by the coding sequence ATGTTGGCCTTTAATTTTTTTGGTGCTACCGAAGGTGGATTATTTGATATAAATGCCACTTTGCCACTAATGGCGATACAAGTAGTTGCGCTTACTTACATTTTAAATTCTCTCTTTTTTAAGCCTGTTGGTAATGTTGTAGAAAAAAGAGAAAAGTTTGTAAGTAATAATATTATCGAGTCCAAAAATAAACTTTCAGAGGTTAAAAAATTAGAAGCTGATTTATTAACTCAGCTTCAAAGTGCTCGAACAGAAGCCCAAAGAATTGTGAGCGAAGCTGAGGATGAGTCTGACAAGCTTTATAAAGAAGCACTAGAACTTGCCAACAATGAAGCAAATGCTTCAAAAGAAAAAGCAAGACTAGAAATTGAAAGTCAGACGTCTGCTGCTCGTGATCAACTTTCTAAACAAGCTGATGATCTAAGCGAACTTATTGTTAATAGATTGATTCTAGAAAAATGA
- the atpE gene encoding ATP synthase F0 subunit C — protein MDSITSAASVVAAGLAVGLGAIGPGLGQGNAAQGAVEGIARQPEAEGKIRGTLLLSFAFMESLTIYGLVVALVLLFANPFS, from the coding sequence ATGGATTCGATTACTTCCGCTGCATCAGTTGTAGCTGCTGGTTTAGCAGTTGGTCTAGGTGCTATTGGCCCAGGTCTTGGACAAGGTAACGCAGCTCAAGGTGCTGTTGAGGGTATAGCCCGTCAACCAGAAGCTGAAGGTAAAATCAGAGGAACTCTTCTTTTATCTTTCGCTTTCATGGAGTCATTAACAATTTACGGATTAGTTGTGGCTTTGGTACTACTTTTTGCGAATCCTTTTTCCTAA
- the atpB gene encoding F0F1 ATP synthase subunit A, producing the protein MFFNSLLTNFAALEVGQHLYWQIGNIRLHGQVFLTSWILLGALLVFISLGTKKMENDPKGLQNLLEFLWDYIRDLARTQIGEKVYRDWMPFIGTLFLFVFVSNWGGALIPWRLIKLPSGELGAPTADINTTIALALLVSLSYFYAGLSNKGWRYFEYYVHPTPIMLPFKILEDFTKPLSLSFRLFGNILADELVVGVLVFLVPLILPIPVMFLGLFTSAIQALIFATLAAYYIGEAVEEHH; encoded by the coding sequence ATGTTTTTTAATTCCTTGCTAACAAATTTTGCAGCATTAGAAGTTGGTCAACATCTTTATTGGCAAATTGGAAATATCAGACTTCATGGGCAGGTATTTTTAACATCTTGGATTTTATTAGGAGCGTTATTAGTTTTTATTTCTTTAGGAACTAAAAAAATGGAAAATGATCCCAAAGGCCTTCAAAACTTGCTTGAGTTCCTCTGGGATTACATAAGAGATCTTGCTCGGACGCAAATAGGCGAAAAAGTATATAGAGATTGGATGCCATTTATAGGTACTTTATTTTTATTCGTCTTTGTTAGTAATTGGGGAGGAGCTTTAATTCCTTGGAGATTGATTAAATTACCTAGTGGAGAATTAGGAGCACCTACTGCAGATATTAATACAACTATTGCCTTGGCTTTATTGGTTTCACTTTCGTATTTCTATGCAGGTTTAAGCAATAAGGGCTGGAGATACTTCGAATACTATGTTCACCCAACTCCGATTATGCTTCCTTTCAAAATTCTAGAGGACTTTACTAAACCTTTATCACTCTCTTTCAGGCTATTTGGAAATATTTTGGCTGATGAACTTGTTGTTGGTGTTCTAGTCTTTTTAGTTCCACTAATTTTACCAATACCTGTTATGTTCCTAGGATTATTTACTAGTGCAATTCAGGCATTGATTTTCGCAACTTTAGCTGCCTACTACATTGGAGAAGCTGTTGAAGAACATCATTAG